The Metamycoplasma cloacale genome includes a region encoding these proteins:
- a CDS encoding phosphatidate cytidylyltransferase, producing the protein MNSTKTRLKSAIILFAIIIPFFFITYFAKTPGKIIGTIFFATFSVWATFEIVKHNKLNIVLNVFISLLTIFVWIFPLNESKETYLTLYSNQTSLVRDDLIQMLKLLIWGYDNLTHMYVVYIAIIFVVITIIFLINIKKYSSVKQFLIHYLITFFVLWYIPLFSKIIFIHNVANPFFILCMFAVPIVVDTSGYFVGKAFGHAVFQKKFAPHISPKKTWEGAIGSYLLGALFVILLFCIPGVVSYNSSIAYYLSTTQIVLATLLLPAISIIGDLLFSLIKRLQQIKDFSNLIPGHGGLMDRFDSVSLVAIVASIIFVI; encoded by the coding sequence ATGAATTCAACTAAAACGAGATTAAAATCTGCAATTATTTTATTCGCAATTATCATTCCATTTTTTTTCATAACATATTTTGCTAAAACACCGGGAAAAATTATAGGTACAATCTTTTTCGCTACTTTTTCTGTGTGAGCAACCTTTGAGATTGTTAAACACAATAAGTTAAATATTGTTTTGAATGTTTTTATAAGTTTATTGACAATTTTTGTTTGAATCTTCCCATTAAACGAATCAAAAGAAACATATTTAACATTGTATTCAAACCAAACATCGCTAGTTAGAGATGATTTAATTCAAATGCTTAAATTATTAATTTGAGGATATGATAATTTAACTCATATGTACGTTGTGTATATCGCAATCATTTTTGTTGTTATCACAATTATTTTCTTAATAAACATAAAGAAATATAGTAGTGTGAAACAATTTCTCATTCATTATTTAATTACTTTCTTTGTGCTTTGATATATTCCATTATTTAGCAAAATTATTTTCATTCATAACGTAGCAAATCCATTCTTTATTTTATGTATGTTTGCGGTTCCAATTGTTGTAGATACATCAGGATATTTCGTTGGAAAAGCGTTTGGACATGCTGTCTTTCAAAAGAAATTTGCTCCACATATTAGTCCTAAAAAGACATGAGAAGGAGCAATTGGTTCATATTTATTAGGTGCGTTATTCGTTATATTATTATTCTGTATTCCTGGAGTAGTTTCTTATAACTCATCAATAGCATATTATCTTTCAACAACTCAAATTGTATTAGCTACTTTATTACTACCGGCAATTTCAATAATTGGTGATTTACTATTTTCTTTAATTAAGCGTTTACAACAAATAAAAGATTTTTCAAACTTAATTCCAGGACATGGCGGTTTGATGGATCGTTTTGATTCTGTTTCATTAGTTGCAATTGTTGCATCAATCATTTTTGTAATATAA
- a CDS encoding GAF domain-containing protein, translated as MLLKQYSALIANDEKIFTTLANTSAFIYQNFEHLNWVGFYLNENNILYLHAFQGKVACTKIPFDRGVCGFACRAKQTVIVDDVHSFADHIACDSASQSEIVIPIIINNEIFGVLDIDAPITKRFSKEDKEVLEELVKILSNKIQSYK; from the coding sequence ATGTTATTAAAACAATATTCAGCATTAATTGCTAATGATGAAAAAATATTTACTACATTAGCAAATACATCAGCTTTTATATATCAAAATTTTGAACATCTAAATTGAGTTGGGTTTTATTTAAATGAAAATAATATTTTATATTTACATGCTTTTCAAGGAAAAGTAGCATGCACAAAAATTCCTTTTGATAGAGGAGTTTGCGGATTTGCTTGTCGCGCTAAACAAACTGTAATTGTTGATGATGTTCATTCATTTGCCGATCACATAGCGTGTGATTCGGCTTCACAAAGTGAAATTGTTATACCTATTATAATTAATAATGAAATTTTTGGTGTTTTAGATATTGACGCACCAATTACAAAGCGTTTTTCAAAAGAAGACAAAGAAGTATTAGAGGAATTAGTTAAAATTCTTTCTAACAAAATTCAAAGTTATAAATAA
- a CDS encoding ribosome-recycling factor translates to MELDLYLIELNEEIEKAINNYENQLTKVVIGRANPNLVNKIKINYYDSMMNLDEIASISIASPLQLLVKPYDMAIIKVVEKAIMDYKLNVSISNEGHQLRLTYPQMTTDKRKEMVKQLNLITEQAKVGIRQARQDINKKVKADKELSEDLQKHYLDVIQKEIDKNIVKVDGMASEKEKDLMTI, encoded by the coding sequence ATGGAACTAGATCTATATTTAATTGAATTAAACGAAGAAATTGAAAAAGCTATTAATAACTACGAAAATCAATTAACCAAGGTTGTAATTGGTCGCGCAAACCCAAATTTAGTTAATAAAATTAAAATTAATTATTATGATTCAATGATGAACTTGGATGAAATTGCTTCAATTTCAATCGCAAGCCCTCTACAACTATTAGTAAAACCATACGATATGGCAATTATTAAAGTAGTTGAAAAAGCAATTATGGACTATAAATTGAATGTTTCTATTTCAAACGAAGGTCACCAATTAAGATTAACATACCCTCAAATGACAACCGATAAACGTAAAGAAATGGTAAAACAATTAAACCTAATTACCGAACAAGCTAAAGTTGGTATTAGACAAGCACGTCAAGATATTAATAAAAAAGTTAAAGCTGATAAAGAATTGTCAGAAGATCTACAAAAACACTATTTAGACGTTATTCAAAAAGAAATTGATAAAAATATTGTTAAAGTAGATGGAATGGCATCTGAAAAAGAAAAAGATTTAATGACTATATAA
- the pyrH gene encoding UMP kinase: MKYNRVLIKLSGEGLANKDKHLAIDYELVQKFAVQLKEIVKHNIEVAIVVGGGNFWRGTSAAKNGINRVRADYIGMLATTMNALALQSGFEKNGLHCRVLSSLTMDPKVCEVYINEKAKKYLSDGEVVIFAGGTGRPFFTTDTASTLYASEIEAEAILMGKNNVDGVYDSDPKFNPNAKKYDRITFDDILTQDLKVMDRTAASMAKENNIDILIFDINEENALLRAINNEIPNTIITKNKE; this comes from the coding sequence ATGAAATATAATCGAGTATTAATCAAATTGTCTGGTGAAGGTTTGGCTAATAAAGACAAACATTTAGCGATTGATTATGAATTAGTACAGAAATTTGCTGTACAACTTAAAGAAATTGTTAAACATAATATTGAAGTAGCAATTGTTGTCGGAGGTGGAAACTTTTGAAGAGGAACAAGCGCTGCTAAAAACGGAATTAATCGTGTAAGAGCGGATTATATCGGAATGTTAGCTACAACAATGAATGCTCTTGCATTACAATCTGGTTTTGAGAAAAATGGATTGCATTGTCGTGTGCTTTCAAGCTTAACAATGGATCCAAAAGTCTGTGAAGTTTATATTAATGAAAAGGCAAAAAAATATTTATCAGATGGTGAAGTAGTAATATTTGCCGGCGGAACAGGAAGACCATTTTTTACAACCGATACAGCATCAACTTTATACGCTAGCGAAATTGAAGCAGAAGCTATTTTAATGGGAAAAAATAATGTTGATGGAGTTTATGATTCAGATCCCAAATTCAATCCTAATGCTAAAAAATATGACAGAATTACCTTTGATGATATTCTAACCCAAGATTTAAAAGTGATGGATAGAACCGCTGCATCAATGGCAAAAGAAAATAACATTGATATTTTAATTTTTGATATTAATGAAGAAAATGCTTTATTAAGAGCAATAAATAATGAAATTCCAAACACAATTATTACGAAAAATAAGGAGTAA
- a CDS encoding S66 family peptidase: MKLNKKDLIAIISLSSGILGEQFCDHQRVIGEKRLKEMKLNFIYTPNALKGVSYIDENPDKRAEDLIWSFENKDVKAILCALGGFDTYRTVNNILSNKENILKLRSNFKFFIGYSDTTINHLMLTLLGIKSYYGIAYLTCIAELDKQMLKYTKRSFKSLFQDKEITYKPARYWYKERTDFSIKQINISREKFKEKHGFELLQGQSKFQGILTGGCLETIASLLDKENNYKAYEVNKKWHLFDETCDFKNKVLLLETSEEKPQPMIVKQMLELIESTNVFRVANGVIIGKPQDEQYYDEYKSVYKEFFSKYPQLPVLYNINIGHAYPKMLLEINGLIKIDAEKQTIKTRIKN, translated from the coding sequence ATGAAATTAAATAAAAAAGATTTAATTGCAATAATAAGTTTATCTTCAGGAATTTTGGGTGAGCAATTTTGTGACCATCAAAGAGTAATTGGCGAAAAGAGATTGAAGGAAATGAAATTGAATTTTATATACACTCCAAATGCATTGAAGGGTGTTTCGTATATTGATGAAAATCCAGATAAAAGAGCTGAAGATTTGATCTGATCATTTGAAAATAAAGATGTTAAAGCTATATTGTGTGCATTGGGTGGTTTTGATACATATAGAACCGTTAACAATATATTATCAAATAAAGAAAATATATTGAAATTAAGAAGTAATTTTAAATTTTTCATTGGTTATAGTGATACAACTATTAATCATTTGATGCTTACTTTATTAGGTATTAAAAGCTATTATGGAATTGCATATTTAACCTGCATAGCCGAACTTGATAAGCAAATGTTAAAATACACGAAAAGAAGTTTCAAATCATTATTTCAGGACAAAGAAATTACATATAAACCCGCTAGATATTGATATAAAGAAAGAACTGATTTTTCAATCAAGCAAATTAATATTTCAAGAGAAAAATTTAAAGAAAAACATGGGTTTGAATTACTTCAAGGACAATCAAAATTTCAAGGAATCTTAACGGGTGGTTGTCTAGAAACAATTGCTAGCTTACTTGATAAAGAAAATAACTACAAAGCTTATGAAGTTAATAAAAAATGACATTTATTTGATGAAACATGTGATTTTAAAAACAAGGTTTTATTACTGGAAACATCTGAAGAAAAACCACAACCAATGATAGTTAAGCAAATGCTTGAATTAATTGAATCAACAAATGTTTTTAGAGTTGCGAATGGAGTGATTATTGGTAAGCCGCAAGATGAACAATATTACGATGAATACAAATCTGTTTATAAAGAATTCTTTAGTAAATATCCGCAATTACCAGTTTTATATAATATAAATATCGGACATGCTTATCCTAAAATGTTATTAGAAATAAATGGTCTAATTAAAATAGACGCTGAAAAACAAACAATTAAAACAAGAATTAAAAATTAA